Proteins from a single region of Geothrix sp. PMB-07:
- a CDS encoding glutamine synthetase family protein translates to MAINGLRDFLEIPYDELEQLNLQAKQQRLDRVSPDKVREERMKYLEGEKRIKAVTVCFTDIEGRLHMLDYDKKFLLKSYDNLTFDGSSIRGFSAQAESDLRLVIDWPAFYWLPSDVFGPGKVLVFGNVLNQDGSPFVADMRARLKAYTEKLFKENGTILNAANEVEGFLFKGLDAERHFHETGTFEYVSTGGYYHSLPGDPLRQFIDSAAEVQRAMGFGNEKDHPEVAPSQFEMNYTYAEVNIAADQVQLYKLLSRQVAARMGMTASFLPKPVVGVNGNGMHTNISLAKAGKNLFYKKGGKDGLSDAAWDFTNRILANATDLCLILNPSVNAYRRLDPHFEAPNQIKVSPTDRGSMIRIPTGNEKSTRIEVRSVGPDANPYMTYYALLRTGMEGPALEVDEAKRARTRFLPDNIFDAIRLFKGSKFMSELLGETVHEKFADIKAAQAERCPKALGTRVKEGEIMFHHEVTNQYLWNQF, encoded by the coding sequence ATGGCGATCAACGGACTTCGGGACTTTCTGGAAATCCCCTACGACGAACTGGAGCAGCTGAACCTCCAGGCCAAGCAGCAGCGCCTGGACCGTGTCTCCCCCGACAAGGTGCGCGAGGAGCGCATGAAGTACCTCGAGGGCGAGAAGCGCATCAAGGCCGTCACCGTGTGCTTCACGGACATCGAGGGCCGCCTGCACATGCTGGACTACGACAAGAAATTCCTGCTCAAGTCGTACGACAACCTCACCTTCGACGGCTCCTCCATCCGTGGTTTCTCGGCCCAGGCCGAGAGCGATCTGCGCCTCGTCATCGACTGGCCCGCCTTCTACTGGCTGCCCAGCGACGTGTTCGGACCCGGCAAGGTGCTGGTCTTCGGCAACGTGCTGAACCAGGATGGCTCACCCTTCGTGGCCGACATGCGCGCCCGCCTGAAGGCCTACACCGAGAAGCTCTTCAAGGAGAACGGCACCATCCTGAACGCGGCCAATGAAGTGGAAGGCTTCCTCTTCAAGGGCCTTGACGCCGAGCGCCACTTCCACGAGACCGGCACCTTTGAATACGTCTCCACGGGCGGCTACTACCACAGCCTCCCCGGCGATCCCCTCCGCCAGTTCATCGACAGCGCCGCCGAAGTGCAGCGCGCCATGGGCTTCGGCAACGAGAAGGACCACCCCGAAGTGGCCCCCTCCCAGTTCGAGATGAACTACACCTATGCGGAAGTGAACATCGCCGCCGACCAGGTGCAGCTCTACAAGCTGCTCTCCCGCCAGGTGGCCGCCCGCATGGGCATGACCGCCAGCTTCCTGCCCAAGCCCGTCGTGGGCGTGAATGGCAACGGCATGCACACGAACATCTCCCTGGCCAAGGCCGGCAAGAACCTCTTCTACAAGAAGGGCGGGAAGGACGGCCTCTCCGACGCAGCTTGGGATTTCACCAACCGCATCCTGGCCAATGCCACGGACCTCTGCCTGATCCTCAACCCCAGCGTGAACGCCTACCGCCGCCTGGATCCCCACTTCGAGGCGCCCAACCAGATCAAGGTGAGCCCCACCGACCGCGGCTCCATGATCCGCATCCCCACCGGCAACGAGAAGTCCACCCGCATCGAGGTGCGCTCCGTGGGCCCCGACGCCAACCCCTACATGACCTACTACGCCCTGCTGCGCACCGGCATGGAAGGCCCCGCACTCGAGGTGGACGAGGCCAAGCGCGCCCGTACGCGCTTCCTCCCCGACAACATCTTCGATGCCATCCGCCTCTTCAAGGGCAGCAAGTTCATGTCTGAGCTGCTGGGTGAAACGGTCCATGAGAAGTTCGCCGACATCAAGGCCGCCCAGGCCGAGCGCTGCCCCAAGGCCCTGGGAACCCGCGTGAAGGAAGGCGAGATCATGTTCCACCACGAAGTGACCAACCAGTACCTCTGGAACCAGTTCTAG
- a CDS encoding YbjQ family protein, giving the protein MSMDIAPHKIPILTTFEPPPGFEVEAIVGPCWGITVRSRSVVGTACAGCQQLFGGEITMLTELANDSRNEAMNRLEAHAIQMGANAVLAMRFDSGELMQNTNEIIAYGTAVRVRKTP; this is encoded by the coding sequence ATGTCCATGGACATCGCCCCCCACAAGATTCCCATCCTCACCACCTTCGAGCCCCCGCCCGGCTTCGAGGTGGAGGCCATCGTGGGGCCCTGCTGGGGCATCACGGTGCGCAGCCGCAGTGTGGTAGGCACCGCCTGCGCCGGCTGCCAGCAGCTGTTCGGCGGTGAGATCACCATGCTCACGGAGCTGGCCAACGATTCCCGCAACGAGGCCATGAACCGCCTGGAGGCGCATGCCATCCAGATGGGCGCCAACGCCGTGCTGGCCATGCGCTTCGATTCCGGTGAACTCATGCAGAACACCAACGAGATCATCGCCTACGGCACCGCTGTGCGGGTTCGCAAGACTCCGTGA
- a CDS encoding heavy metal translocating P-type ATPase, which yields MWCAACGWVVEHALRRERGIVSAEVLFTSDLLKVTYCPQLVPPATVPDRVRSLGYRAVEFGAERETDRREWQDMVLRLGIAGGLWMNVMLFSLVIYASYWESIAGWAHRAVPFILMALTLPVVLYSAWPIHRIAWYGLKTGHLRMEALISTGVLAAFTYSAAQAFLEGQHYYFDTACAIVTLVLTGKALERNAKDRSARAIAMLHRLLPKKARLRIDGQERFVAIEALEPGTVILVKPGERIPADGLVVEGQSAADESVVTGESDPCAKAPGDTVICGSLNTAGVLEIRVTRCGADSTLAQIVASVQSALASKSPLECLVDRVSRLFIPAVLGLAALTVVVCLGRGHTGTEAMLRGIAVLVIACPCALGIATPLATTAAIGAASRQGIIIRDVRVLETFRKVDLLLLDKTGTVTEGDFRVRHAELEHLDWVASLESYSEHPLAHAVKRYASEQGVALLDACGIEIKAGQGLLGDVAGHCVAVGNRKLMAEVGSALSAELEARAAAWEAEGLTVAFAVVDGACCGVLAFGDRPRAEAAAVIAELRERGVRVVLLSGDARATTERIAKAVGVDDFLGEVSPSEKAEAVKRFQGEGKVVAMVGDGINDAPALAAADLGIAMGSGADLAMHAAPVVLMRDSLTRITRVFRLATFTLRVLKQNLFWAFFYNTVGISLAMTGVLNPILAAGAMVLSSLSVIGNSMRLGREQG from the coding sequence ATGTGGTGTGCGGCCTGTGGCTGGGTGGTGGAGCATGCGCTGCGCCGAGAGCGCGGCATCGTTTCCGCCGAGGTGCTGTTCACGTCCGACCTGCTGAAGGTCACCTACTGTCCCCAGCTGGTGCCGCCGGCGACAGTGCCGGACCGGGTCCGCTCGCTGGGCTACCGGGCCGTGGAATTCGGCGCCGAGCGGGAAACCGACCGCCGCGAATGGCAGGACATGGTGTTGCGCCTGGGCATCGCCGGTGGCCTGTGGATGAACGTGATGCTCTTCAGCCTGGTCATCTACGCCAGCTACTGGGAAAGCATCGCGGGCTGGGCCCATCGCGCGGTGCCATTCATCCTCATGGCCCTGACACTGCCGGTGGTGCTCTATTCGGCCTGGCCCATCCATCGCATCGCCTGGTACGGCCTCAAGACCGGCCACCTGCGCATGGAGGCCCTCATCTCCACCGGGGTGCTGGCGGCCTTCACCTACAGTGCCGCCCAGGCCTTCCTGGAGGGCCAGCACTACTACTTCGACACCGCCTGCGCCATCGTCACCCTGGTGCTCACGGGCAAGGCCCTGGAGCGCAACGCCAAGGACCGCAGCGCCCGCGCCATCGCCATGCTGCACCGCCTGTTGCCCAAGAAGGCCCGCCTGCGCATCGACGGCCAGGAACGTTTCGTGGCCATCGAGGCCCTGGAACCGGGCACGGTGATCCTGGTGAAACCCGGCGAGCGCATTCCCGCCGACGGGTTGGTGGTGGAGGGGCAATCCGCGGCGGATGAATCCGTGGTCACGGGCGAATCCGACCCCTGCGCCAAAGCCCCGGGGGACACGGTCATCTGCGGCAGCCTGAACACCGCAGGCGTACTGGAAATCCGCGTCACCCGCTGCGGTGCGGATTCGACCTTGGCGCAGATCGTGGCCTCCGTGCAGTCCGCCCTGGCCAGCAAGAGCCCCCTCGAGTGCCTGGTGGACCGGGTTTCCCGCCTCTTCATTCCGGCGGTGTTGGGGCTGGCGGCGCTCACGGTGGTGGTGTGCCTGGGCCGTGGCCACACGGGCACGGAGGCGATGCTGCGGGGCATCGCGGTGCTGGTCATCGCCTGCCCCTGCGCCCTGGGCATCGCCACGCCACTGGCCACGACGGCCGCCATTGGCGCGGCCTCCCGCCAGGGCATCATCATCCGCGATGTGCGCGTGCTGGAGACCTTCCGCAAGGTGGACCTGCTGCTCCTCGACAAGACCGGCACGGTGACCGAGGGCGACTTCCGGGTGCGCCACGCCGAATTGGAACACCTCGATTGGGTGGCCTCCCTGGAATCCTATTCCGAGCATCCCCTGGCCCACGCCGTGAAGCGGTACGCCTCTGAACAGGGCGTGGCACTGCTCGATGCTTGTGGCATCGAGATCAAGGCGGGGCAGGGATTGCTCGGCGACGTGGCGGGCCATTGCGTGGCCGTGGGGAATCGGAAGCTGATGGCGGAGGTCGGCAGCGCCCTTTCTGCTGAGCTCGAAGCCCGCGCCGCTGCCTGGGAAGCCGAGGGGCTCACCGTGGCTTTCGCTGTCGTGGATGGCGCCTGCTGCGGCGTTCTGGCCTTCGGTGACCGGCCCCGGGCCGAGGCCGCGGCTGTCATCGCTGAATTGCGGGAGCGCGGCGTCCGGGTGGTGCTGCTCTCCGGCGATGCCAGGGCCACCACGGAACGCATCGCCAAGGCCGTGGGTGTGGATGATTTCCTTGGCGAAGTCTCGCCTTCGGAAAAGGCCGAGGCGGTGAAGCGGTTCCAGGGCGAAGGCAAGGTGGTGGCCATGGTGGGCGATGGCATCAACGACGCCCCGGCCCTGGCGGCGGCGGATCTGGGCATCGCCATGGGCTCGGGCGCGGATCTGGCCATGCACGCCGCGCCCGTGGTGCTCATGCGCGATTCGCTCACCCGCATCACCCGCGTGTTCCGCCTGGCCACCTTCACACTGCGCGTGCTCAAGCAGAACCTGTTCTGGGCCTTCTTCTACAACACCGTGGGCATCTCCCTGGCCATGACCGGCGTGCTGAACCCCATCCTCGCGGCGGGCGCCATGGTGCTCTCCAGCCTTTCCGTCATCGGCAACTCCATGCGGCTGGGACGGGAGCAGGGCTGA
- a CDS encoding 4Fe-4S binding protein, whose product MSIQEDTAPKARTERLPPLPPPDKVYKPTRKRFHLAFFLCFVAAPFTNLMRFDIPRQRFYFAGQELWISEFAIIFFALMFLMFVIAASAIIHGRIYCSYACPQMIFSEWSQGVERWAKRLAQQQLKAASARIKNLASRGLFYTVLLVASVFLAFVFTSYFVEPRDLLGRLLHFDLVTVGGITGAVVTVITFLDFTLVRQKFCTTVCPYGYIQGMLQDKHTLLVAYQDGVGETKDCIECKKCVRVCEMGIDIRQSPYQIECVHCGDCIDACEDILRKVGKPGLIHYAWGDAPKAAVKEAWYLRWGFRDAKRVVILLIMTFYLVGLALALSFRRPVLVEINPDRSTLFKVLEDGRAANLIRLKLANRTGRTSQVRLWVEGLPGADLALPANPVVLKPGEVYAGTVELRAPFVQDGQDVHHIRILAQAEGARKADAEELTFITPLKRN is encoded by the coding sequence ATGAGCATACAAGAAGATACTGCCCCCAAAGCCCGGACCGAGCGGCTTCCACCGCTGCCGCCGCCAGACAAGGTCTACAAGCCCACACGGAAGCGTTTTCATCTGGCTTTCTTCCTGTGCTTCGTGGCGGCCCCCTTCACGAACCTGATGCGCTTCGACATTCCGCGCCAGCGCTTCTATTTCGCGGGGCAGGAGCTCTGGATCAGTGAATTCGCCATCATCTTCTTCGCGCTGATGTTCCTGATGTTCGTCATCGCGGCCTCGGCCATCATCCATGGCCGCATCTATTGCAGCTACGCCTGTCCGCAGATGATCTTCAGCGAGTGGAGCCAGGGCGTGGAACGCTGGGCCAAACGTCTGGCCCAGCAGCAGCTCAAGGCTGCCAGCGCCCGGATCAAAAACCTCGCGTCCAGGGGGCTCTTCTACACGGTCTTGCTGGTCGCGTCGGTGTTCCTGGCCTTCGTCTTTACCTCGTACTTCGTGGAACCGCGGGATCTGCTGGGCCGCCTCCTGCACTTCGATCTGGTCACCGTGGGTGGCATCACCGGCGCGGTGGTCACGGTCATCACCTTTCTGGACTTCACCCTGGTGCGGCAGAAGTTCTGCACCACGGTGTGCCCCTACGGCTACATCCAGGGCATGCTTCAGGACAAGCACACGCTGTTGGTGGCCTACCAGGATGGAGTCGGTGAGACCAAGGACTGCATCGAGTGTAAGAAATGCGTTCGAGTCTGCGAGATGGGCATCGACATCCGCCAGTCGCCCTACCAGATCGAATGCGTGCACTGCGGCGACTGCATCGACGCCTGCGAGGACATCCTCCGCAAGGTCGGGAAGCCGGGGCTCATCCACTACGCCTGGGGCGATGCGCCCAAGGCCGCCGTGAAGGAGGCCTGGTACCTGCGTTGGGGCTTCCGTGACGCCAAGCGGGTGGTGATCCTCCTCATCATGACCTTCTACCTGGTGGGACTCGCCCTGGCTCTTTCGTTCCGGCGGCCGGTGCTGGTGGAGATCAACCCCGATCGCTCCACGCTGTTCAAGGTGCTGGAGGATGGCCGCGCGGCCAACCTCATCCGTTTGAAGCTGGCCAACCGTACGGGCAGGACCAGCCAGGTTCGTCTCTGGGTGGAGGGGTTGCCCGGCGCCGATCTGGCCCTTCCCGCCAATCCGGTGGTGCTCAAGCCGGGGGAGGTCTATGCGGGCACAGTGGAACTCCGCGCGCCCTTCGTTCAGGATGGACAGGACGTTCACCACATCCGCATCCTGGCCCAGGCCGAAGGCGCCCGCAAGGCGGACGCCGAGGAGCTCACCTTCATCACCCCCCTGAAGAGGAACTGA
- a CDS encoding FAD-dependent oxidoreductase, producing the protein MDNASWQFRVPDDSQYWVEMVKCQHACPVHTDACGYVTAIAEGRYDDAYRIARATNPFASICGRVCGAPCEANCRRGSLDEPVAIRALKRFVTDKFGPETGDYAAYREGANQRMLPPNRGDYEKVAVIGAGVAGMTVAHDLVQIGYKVTVFEATAEPGGMLTAGVPVFRLPRELVRHEINAIVSLGVELKCNMKLGRDFTVADLRAQGYKAIFLGVGLPNGRKLSLPGGETEGVYDGMEFLRAFNEGKPLPLGRRVVVVGGGNVAYDVARSALRPFEALNQEDALQEMGHGEKVAYDVARSALRLSGDKEIHVVCLESLEEMPADKVEIHEGEEEGIHLHNRVGPKEIIVENGKCKGLRVVKCLSVFDEERRFNPKFDEGDLTDIHADSVVFAIGQTADLSFLKPEDGVEIQRGLVKVDPATYQTTAPDIFACGDVAHGARLFIDAIASAHTAARSMHDFLRGTRTDVVVRKRWLPAAYTMAEGWHREERTNAPVLESTARAASVDIVELSYPEEMARRQGSRCLRCNVNTVFETDHCIACNGCVDVCPENLIKLVGVSTLSDYDAHERLVQAGAEISLPEYQALSAQDKDELGGVMLKDESTCIRCAMCASRCPTHAIQMKRFDHTTECVSIPSPNPKIQYHS; encoded by the coding sequence GTGGATAACGCCAGCTGGCAGTTCAGGGTTCCCGACGACTCGCAGTACTGGGTCGAGATGGTCAAGTGTCAGCATGCCTGTCCGGTGCACACGGATGCGTGCGGGTACGTGACGGCCATCGCCGAAGGGCGGTACGACGATGCCTACCGCATTGCCCGCGCCACCAACCCCTTCGCCTCCATCTGCGGGCGGGTCTGCGGGGCCCCCTGTGAAGCCAACTGCCGGCGCGGCTCCCTGGACGAGCCCGTGGCGATCCGCGCTCTCAAGCGCTTCGTCACGGACAAGTTCGGGCCCGAAACGGGGGATTACGCCGCCTACCGCGAGGGGGCGAACCAGCGCATGCTGCCGCCCAACCGTGGGGACTACGAGAAGGTGGCCGTCATCGGCGCCGGCGTCGCGGGCATGACCGTGGCCCACGACCTGGTGCAGATCGGCTACAAGGTCACCGTCTTCGAAGCCACCGCCGAACCCGGGGGCATGCTCACGGCGGGCGTACCTGTGTTTCGCCTGCCTCGGGAGCTCGTGCGCCATGAGATCAATGCCATCGTGTCGCTGGGGGTCGAGCTCAAATGCAACATGAAGCTCGGCCGCGATTTCACCGTCGCCGATCTCCGGGCCCAGGGCTACAAGGCCATTTTCCTAGGCGTCGGCCTGCCCAATGGCCGCAAGCTCTCCCTGCCCGGCGGCGAGACCGAGGGCGTGTATGACGGCATGGAATTCCTGCGGGCCTTCAACGAAGGCAAGCCCCTGCCTCTGGGGCGGCGCGTGGTGGTGGTGGGTGGCGGCAACGTGGCCTACGATGTGGCCCGCTCGGCCCTGCGCCCCTTCGAGGCGCTGAACCAGGAGGACGCGTTGCAGGAGATGGGCCATGGCGAGAAAGTCGCCTATGACGTCGCCCGCTCCGCCCTGCGCCTGAGTGGCGACAAGGAGATCCACGTGGTCTGCCTCGAGTCACTCGAGGAAATGCCCGCTGACAAGGTGGAAATCCATGAGGGCGAGGAGGAGGGCATCCACCTCCACAACCGCGTGGGGCCCAAGGAAATCATCGTTGAGAACGGCAAGTGCAAAGGCCTGCGCGTGGTGAAGTGCCTGTCGGTCTTCGATGAGGAGCGGCGCTTCAACCCCAAGTTCGACGAAGGTGATCTCACGGACATCCATGCCGATTCCGTGGTGTTCGCCATCGGCCAGACGGCCGACCTCAGCTTCCTGAAGCCCGAGGATGGCGTCGAGATCCAGCGCGGTCTCGTGAAGGTGGATCCTGCCACCTACCAGACCACCGCGCCCGACATCTTCGCCTGCGGCGACGTCGCGCATGGTGCCCGGCTGTTCATCGACGCCATTGCCTCGGCCCATACCGCCGCCCGCTCCATGCATGATTTCCTGCGGGGGACGCGCACGGATGTGGTGGTGCGCAAGCGCTGGCTGCCCGCCGCCTACACCATGGCCGAAGGCTGGCACCGGGAAGAGCGGACCAACGCACCGGTGCTGGAAAGCACGGCCCGGGCCGCCTCGGTGGACATCGTCGAGCTGAGCTACCCCGAGGAGATGGCCCGTCGTCAGGGCTCCCGCTGCCTGCGCTGCAATGTGAACACGGTGTTCGAGACGGATCACTGCATCGCCTGCAACGGCTGTGTGGACGTGTGTCCGGAGAATCTCATCAAGCTGGTGGGCGTCAGCACCCTGTCTGACTACGACGCCCATGAACGGCTGGTCCAGGCGGGGGCGGAGATCTCCCTGCCTGAATACCAAGCCCTCAGTGCCCAGGACAAGGATGAGCTGGGCGGGGTCATGCTCAAGGATGAGAGCACATGCATCCGCTGCGCCATGTGCGCCTCGCGCTGCCCCACCCATGCCATCCAGATGAAGCGCTTCGACCACACGACGGAATGCGTATCCATCCCCTCGCCGAATCCGAAGATCCAGTATCATTCCTAA
- a CDS encoding cbb3-type cytochrome c oxidase subunit II, whose product MFKKADNNALWAIGISLALFFIGGILTTVVPPLVDTSWAKPFENHDPAKGMTGKVVPLNDLQKKGRAIYVREGCWYCHTQQIRTLLADTKRYGWRGVDAPISTPDEFVYDDPHMFGTKRTGPDLARVGGKYDTQWHRTHFRNPRDLVKGSIMPPYPWIVNNPEEFNALVAYLQSLGRGKDWRPANDYEK is encoded by the coding sequence ATGTTCAAAAAAGCCGACAACAACGCCCTCTGGGCCATTGGAATCTCCCTCGCCCTGTTCTTCATCGGCGGCATTCTCACCACGGTGGTGCCGCCCCTGGTGGATACCAGCTGGGCCAAGCCCTTCGAGAACCACGATCCCGCCAAGGGCATGACCGGCAAGGTGGTGCCCCTGAACGACCTCCAGAAGAAGGGCCGCGCCATCTATGTGCGCGAGGGCTGCTGGTACTGCCACACCCAGCAGATCCGAACCCTCCTGGCCGACACCAAGCGCTATGGGTGGCGCGGGGTCGATGCGCCCATCTCCACGCCCGATGAGTTCGTCTACGACGATCCCCACATGTTCGGCACCAAGCGCACGGGCCCCGATCTCGCCCGCGTGGGCGGCAAGTACGACACCCAGTGGCACCGCACCCACTTCCGCAACCCCCGCGACCTCGTGAAGGGCTCCATCATGCCGCCCTACCCCTGGATCGTGAACAATCCGGAAGAGTTCAACGCCCTGGTGGCCTACCTGCAGAGCCTGGGCCGTGGCAAGGACTGGCGTCCGGCCAACGACTACGAGAAGTAG